TTGGCGTGACGAAGCCTTGCCGCTATATCACGCGGACTGCGGCCGTTATTCCTAGGACATCGGCTGTATGAGCGGGCGTGGCGAAATCGGTAGACGCAACGGACTTGAATGTTTGAGTGCTCTCGCGGGAAACCGGGGAAGTAGAACTGCCCAAATTCGGGGAACCCTTTCACATGGCAATCCCGAGCCAAGCCCGAAAGGGAAGGTGTAGAGACTAGACGGGCAGCACCTAAGGCTTCGAGCACGGGGCTAAGGTGAAGGGATAGTCCAGACCACAAACGTCGGACATGGCGGCGGCGAAAGCCGTAGCTGGTATGAAAATCCGTAGGGCGAAAGCCCATGGGGGTTCGAGTCCCCCCGCCCGCACCAGCCGCTTATTTCTTAATTGAATATATTCGGTTTTTTGTCTGATTTGTCCCACCGTGTTTTTTAGGTGGGACTTTTTTGTTCGCGATTTAGGCTCGCGGCCAATTTGCGCATCGCGCTCGCGGCCATCAATTTTTGCCGGGCCGCGCGCGTATAGACCTTGATCTGATCGGGGTCCAAATGACCGGTGATCGCGCCGATCTCTTCCTCGCTGCATCCAAGTTCTGCCAGCCGCGCCGATGTCGCCTTGCGCAGCCCGTGGGCCGAGCAATGCGGCAATCCGGCGTCATCGCACCAGGTGCGAAAGGTATTGCCGAATCCGTTTGCGCTATAGGGCTTGCCGTAATTGGTGACGAGAAATTGCATCTGGCCGATGGCCGATGCCGCGATCGATTCGGCGAGCGGCTCGATGATCGGGATCTCAAGCGTGGTCTTTGTCTTGTTCTGCGTGAAGACGAGCCAACCGTCATCGGTCACATGCTGGCGGCCGAATTGCACGATGTCCGAGCGCCGCTGCGCCGTATAAAGCAGAAGATCAAAGGCGAGCCGCGGCCTCGTCCCGATCGGATATTTGGCTTCGAATTGCGCGACCTCTTTCAATGTCCATGAGTGAAATCCCTTCGTCTCATGCGACAGCATTTTGACCTTGGCCGCCGGGTTATAGATCGTCTCTTCGGGGCTTTCCTCCTGCTTCCAGTTGAACACGCGGCGTATTTCCCGCACGCGATTATTGGCGGCGACGGGCGTATCGGCCTTGCGGTCACGCAAAATGATCACGTGCTTCGCGCCAAAGGTCACGATCTTGCAATCGCCCATCAGAAGCGGCGATTTGGGGCTGATCGGTTCAAGCCAGCAATGATTGAGGATGCCGCGCACTGTCCGTTGGCGGATCGGATTATTGTCGGCCTTGAACGTCGTCGAGCTGAGATAGTCCTCGCAGAGCGCCCGAAACGTCCCCGGAATCGCCAGGACGGCTTTCTGAGGGGCGGCGCCCTTCGATCCCGGCTTGGCGAGCTGGCGGCCCTCCCGCGCGGCCTGATAGGCGTCCAGAAAGCCAGGATCGTCCGGCGCGAGCCAGATCCGGATCTTCTTCTTTGCCCCAGGAAGCCGCACATAATATCTGTGCGTGTCATGGCGCGAGGTGTCGCGGACCAGATATTTGAAGCGTATGTCAGCCATTTCTCGGCTTTCAGAGCGCGACATCGGCATAAGGATCATGCTCGATCTCATTCTGGGCGAAAGATTCGTCGCCTGGCAAGGCCGAGAAGGCGGCTTCGACGCGCCGGCGGTCCCAAACGGTGCGGCCATTGATGCGTTTTGGCGGCGGCATGCGCCCGTCATGGACCATTTCATCGAAGAGGGACGACGACACACCGATATAATTGGCCGCCTCGGTTCTTGACAGGCCGATGCGATCGGCCGGCGGAATGATTGACGCACGTTTGGTCATGATGGAGTCTCGACGGGTACGCAGATACTGATTGGCGAGCGGGGCAGGCACTGACAGTGCGGAGAACCGGCAAACACGTTCTCGCGGCGGCCGCCATGCCGCGAGGGAACGTCGCCCGGAACGATCTGAGCGGCGCGATGCGTCATGCCAATGATCCGAAAACGTTGCGGCTTTCAGCAGCAATCGTGGCACGCAGATCATCCCTGGCTTTCTCCAGAACGCGCGCGGCGCCATGTGCGCCATCGCGCGCAATAGCAGAAGCGCTTTCGTCGGCGCACGTCGGGAGCTGATCAATCTTTCTGACGACGCTTTCTGCGAAACGAGTGATCGCCTCTTCGACACGCTCGATCAAAACGAGCTTGCCCTCGCGTTCCAGAAGTTCGAGTTCCTTCAGATCGGCATCATAAGCGGCGCGGCGCGCCTGCTCTCGCGAGAGAACAAGGTCTTGCTGCTTGAATGGCCAGACCGCAGAGCGGTTGGCGCCGGTCCCATTCAATTCGCGGACGATGTCAGTTGTCTCGCCCGTGACCCTGTCGAATTCGGCGAGGTTGATAAGCTTTGAGCCCTGCGGACCAGGGCGGCTCGTTAGCAAGCCTTGTTCTATAAATCGTTTGACGCGGCGAGAAACAGCAGCCTTGTCGACGTCCCGTTGCCGAGCGAGTTCTGAGACCGAAACCCAGAGACCGGTAAGCTCACCGTTGTTGCTGTCTGTTGACACGCGTTGCCCCTGTTGACCCTAAAAAAACAAGCACTTGCTACCGTTTTTAGACATGCCTTCGGCCTCGCAGGGTTTTAAAAACGGGGGAAGGACCCGTGGCCGGATATCGGCAAAATCTGCAATCAAAGCATCCACCCTTCTCGTTCTGCTTGCCATTCGCGCGATCATCATTGTGGCCCGCGGCCTCCGGGCGCGGCCTCGGGCATTGACGTGCCGACGTTCAATTGGATGTTTTTGCCGATGGACGGCGAGTTCTTCACCGATTGTACGACCTTCAGCAGCTCGCTACTTGCATCGACGTGGATCGTGATATTCACGGAGCCCTGGCCTTCGAGTTGCGCGGTGATCTGATCCGGCCGAAGGTGAACCTCCAACGGCATCGCCGGATGGTGGTCATCCGGCAGGTCCGAAGGACGGCGCGGCGGAAGCGGCACATCAACCTCGTGCGGCATTGCCCGATGCACCCATGACGGCGGCACAGTGTCGAGCCCAAACGGTTCGAAGGGCTCGCGGCCTTCATCTATCCAGCGACGGCCGCCGCGGCCATAGGTGTAGTGGCCCGCCCGATCGCTATCAAAACCTGCGCCGCCGTGGGCCTTCGCGTCAGGAATATCAGAAAGCTTCGTGAAGCCGATGATCGGGTCAGGAAGGGCCATTGCACCGCGTCCGCGTGTGCGCGTCTGCGGGCCGACTTGGGTATTGAACCAATAATCGGCACCCGCCGCCACCGCGCCGAGCGCCAGGAGGGGCAACAGCCCGACGCTGGTGCCAGCCGCGGCGGCAGCCCCAGGCGCCCCGGCGCGGAGCGCGCCGGTTGCCAAGGGCGTTGCCGCACCGCCGACCCCGAGCCTCACAGCAGCGGCCGTCAAAGCCGCTGCCGATTCATCGAGAGCTACAGCCGAGGCCGACAAGCCGAAGCCCGACATGAGATTCTGAACACTCTTGCCGGCCACATAGAGCGTGCCGCCGGCACCGAGCGCCGCCGTGAGTTGGTGAGCGACCGGCGGCAGTTCGGCAAAGGCCTGCGTTGCCCTCGCGGCGCCGTCGGCCAGAGCCGTCAGCATCCCGCCCTTGCCACCATTGTCGAGCGAGCGACCGATCGCCGTCTCCAAATTCTTAATCGCACCTTCGAACCGTGAAACCGCGCCGTCGAAGCCTGCCATCCGTTGGCTCGACACATCCGCCGCAAAACCCTCCGAATGGTTCTTCAACTGGTCGAGGAACTGTTGGAAGAGTTCGGGATCGCCGATCGCGGCACGGATGCGCGCGCCTTGTTTCGATCCCCAGATCACGTTGGCAAGGTTCGGACTTTTGGCGACAGCCGCCATGAGATCAACGAACAGGCGCTGCGTGTCGACCCCCGCCGCCGAGGCATCACGGTAACGGCGCGCCTCACCCGCGATGGACTTCTTCGACTTCGCATCGTCACCGCCGAGCTGATCGCCAAGCACCTGCATGATGGCCGGCATGAACCGTGCCGCGCTCGCGACGACGGCTTTATCGTCAAAGACCTTCTGCAGCGCCCTCTTCGCGCCCGCGTCGAGCGCGACGCCATATTTTGCGGCGATATCCTCGGCGAAGGTGCCGGCGTCCATAGGACGTGGCCCTTGCGTCTGATACTTTGAATAATCGATATGCTGGGCTAGCATCGCTGTACGCGCGGCGGCTGTCGGGCTGAGGAGGTTGGCCACGAGCGCCCGGCCCGCGGTGCCCATCTCAGCTCCGCCCATATTGGATTTTTTGCCGATAGCGCCGAAGGCCAAGAGTTGTTCTTCTGACAGGCCGGCCTTGCTGAAGGGATTGGCGCTGAATTTATAAAGCTCGACCAGGTCATCGTAATTCATACCGCTGATCTTCGATCCCTTAACCAGAAGATCGGCCGTGCGCGTAGCGTTCCTGACCGCGGCGTCATAATTGCTCGTGTCTTTGTGAAACCCGAACATCGCGCCCTCAAGCGCCTTCACGCTCTCCGGCAGCGACTTGTCCATGGCCATACCGATCGTCGCAGCGACGTCGGTGAGCGCCCGGACTTGGTCAACATTCAACCCGCGTGCGGCCAGCTCGCGCTGCGCCTCCAAAAATTGGATGTCATTAAATTTGGTTGTGCCGCCGCCATGGATCGCCTGGCGCACCAAAGGCTCTTGCTGCTCATCCGTGATCCCCATCACGGCGCGGCCGTAGCGCCTTTCTCGGTCATACTCTCTATATGTTTCCGCGATCGCTTTGCCGGCTGATTTCGCATGTGCCGCGACTCGTTCCAGCGCAAACCCGACGGCGAGGTCGCGGACCTGGCTCATGCTGGTCATCGCCTTGCCAAGCTGAGTCACATGCGCCGCCGCCTTGTCGGCGCCGGCGCCAAGCCGCGACATGCGTTCGATCATGCGGCTCGATGCGACCTTGTTCTCAAAATTTGAGAGACCGTCGACCATTTTGCGCGAAGCCAGCTGATCGCCAAGGCGGCCAAACGACCGCGTCGCGCGATCGATGGCCCCCGTCGACGTGCCGACTGTGTTTATTTTGCGTGCGAGGTCGGTGAGCTTTTTCTCCGCCTCGGCGACGCC
The Methyloferula stellata AR4 DNA segment above includes these coding regions:
- a CDS encoding MarR family transcriptional regulator: MSTDSNNGELTGLWVSVSELARQRDVDKAAVSRRVKRFIEQGLLTSRPGPQGSKLINLAEFDRVTGETTDIVRELNGTGANRSAVWPFKQQDLVLSREQARRAAYDADLKELELLEREGKLVLIERVEEAITRFAESVVRKIDQLPTCADESASAIARDGAHGAARVLEKARDDLRATIAAESRNVFGSLA
- a CDS encoding phage tail tape measure protein yields the protein MSGTILEARAVISAETKGVAEAEKKLTDLARKINTVGTSTGAIDRATRSFGRLGDQLASRKMVDGLSNFENKVASSRMIERMSRLGAGADKAAAHVTQLGKAMTSMSQVRDLAVGFALERVAAHAKSAGKAIAETYREYDRERRYGRAVMGITDEQQEPLVRQAIHGGGTTKFNDIQFLEAQRELAARGLNVDQVRALTDVAATIGMAMDKSLPESVKALEGAMFGFHKDTSNYDAAVRNATRTADLLVKGSKISGMNYDDLVELYKFSANPFSKAGLSEEQLLAFGAIGKKSNMGGAEMGTAGRALVANLLSPTAAARTAMLAQHIDYSKYQTQGPRPMDAGTFAEDIAAKYGVALDAGAKRALQKVFDDKAVVASAARFMPAIMQVLGDQLGGDDAKSKKSIAGEARRYRDASAAGVDTQRLFVDLMAAVAKSPNLANVIWGSKQGARIRAAIGDPELFQQFLDQLKNHSEGFAADVSSQRMAGFDGAVSRFEGAIKNLETAIGRSLDNGGKGGMLTALADGAARATQAFAELPPVAHQLTAALGAGGTLYVAGKSVQNLMSGFGLSASAVALDESAAALTAAAVRLGVGGAATPLATGALRAGAPGAAAAAGTSVGLLPLLALGAVAAGADYWFNTQVGPQTRTRGRGAMALPDPIIGFTKLSDIPDAKAHGGAGFDSDRAGHYTYGRGGRRWIDEGREPFEPFGLDTVPPSWVHRAMPHEVDVPLPPRRPSDLPDDHHPAMPLEVHLRPDQITAQLEGQGSVNITIHVDASSELLKVVQSVKNSPSIGKNIQLNVGTSMPEAAPGGRGPQ
- a CDS encoding helix-turn-helix transcriptional regulator, producing MTKRASIIPPADRIGLSRTEAANYIGVSSSLFDEMVHDGRMPPPKRINGRTVWDRRRVEAAFSALPGDESFAQNEIEHDPYADVAL
- a CDS encoding tyrosine-type recombinase/integrase; amino-acid sequence: MADIRFKYLVRDTSRHDTHRYYVRLPGAKKKIRIWLAPDDPGFLDAYQAAREGRQLAKPGSKGAAPQKAVLAIPGTFRALCEDYLSSTTFKADNNPIRQRTVRGILNHCWLEPISPKSPLLMGDCKIVTFGAKHVIILRDRKADTPVAANNRVREIRRVFNWKQEESPEETIYNPAAKVKMLSHETKGFHSWTLKEVAQFEAKYPIGTRPRLAFDLLLYTAQRRSDIVQFGRQHVTDDGWLVFTQNKTKTTLEIPIIEPLAESIAASAIGQMQFLVTNYGKPYSANGFGNTFRTWCDDAGLPHCSAHGLRKATSARLAELGCSEEEIGAITGHLDPDQIKVYTRAARQKLMAASAMRKLAASLNREQKSPT